A single Ziziphus jujuba cultivar Dongzao chromosome 11, ASM3175591v1 DNA region contains:
- the LOC107403754 gene encoding 1-acyl-sn-glycerol-3-phosphate acyltransferase 2 isoform X1 — MAIPAAAVVVPLGLLFFMSGLIVNLIQAVCFVLIRPLSKSTYRRINRVVAELLWLELVWLVDWWAGVKIQVYTDRETFRLMGKEHALLISNHRSDIDWLVGWILAQRSGCLGSTLAVMKKSSKFLPVIGWSMWFSEYLFLERSWAKDEKTLKSGLQRLKDFPRPFWLALFVEGTRFTQAKLLAAQEYATSTGLPIPRNVLIPRTKGFVSAVSHMRSFVPAVYDVTVAIPKTSPPPTMLRLFKGQPSVVHVHIKRHLMKELPDTDDAVGQWCRDIFVAKDALLDKHAAEDTFNDQELQDMGRPIKSLLVVTSWAFLLVLGAFKFLQSSSLLSSWKGIAISASGLALVTVLMQILIRFSQSERSTPAKVAPSKHKNGGEPSEARREKQQ; from the exons ATGGCGATTCCAGCGGCAGCTGTCGTCGTGCCATTGGGCCTTCTCTTCTTCATGTCTGGCCTCATTGTCAATCTTATTCAG GCAGTTTGCTTTGTACTTATTCGGCCTCTGTCAAAAAGTACATACCGAAGGATCAACAGAGTTGTGGCAGAATTGTTATGGCTGGAGCTTGTATGGCTGGTGGATTGGTGGGCTGGCGTTAAG ATCCAAGTATACACAGATCGTGAAACTTTTCGCTTAATGG GTAAAGAGCATGCACTTCTCATATCCAATCACAGAAGTGATATTGACTGGCTTGTTGGATGGATTTTGGCTCAG CGCTCAGGTTGCCTTGGAAGCACTTTAGCTGTAATGAAGAAATCATCAAAATTCCTTCCG GTCATAGGTTGGTCAATGTGGTTCTCTGAATATCTTTTCCTGGAAAGAAGCTGGGCAAAAGATGAAAAGACATTAAAG TCAGGTCTCCAAAGGCTAAAGGATTTCCCTAGGCCCTTTTGGTTGGCTCTTTTTGTAGAAGGAACACGCTTCACACAGGCAAAGCTTTTAGCCGCCCAGGAGTATGCAACATCAACAGGGCTACCCATTCCTAGAAATGTTCTGATTCCTCGTACTAAG GGCTTTGTTTCAGCAGTAAGCCATATGCGTTCATTTGTTCCGGCTGTTTATGATGTAACTGTTGCTATTCCCAAAACATCGCCTCCACCTACAATGCTAAGACTCTTCAAGGGGCAACCTTCAGTG GTGCATGTGCACATCAAGCGCCATTTGATGAAGGAATTGCCTGATACAGATGATGCTGTTGGACAATGGTGCAGAGATATATTTGTGGCCAAG GATGCTTTACTGGACAAACATGCAGCTGAGGATACCTTTAATGATCAAGAATTGCAGGACATGGGTCGACCAATTAAGTCTCTTTTG GTTGTTACATCTTGGGCGTTCCTACTTGTTTTGGGAGCTTTTAAGTTCCTGCAGTCCTCCTCACTTTTATCCTCATGGAAGGGTATTGCAATTTCAGCATCTGGGTTGGCCCTTGTTACAGTCCTTATGCAGATCTTGATTCGCTTCTCGCAGTCAGAGCGGTCTACCCCAGCCAAGGTAGCCCCATCAAAGCACAAGAATGGAGGAGAGCCATCAGAGGCAAGACGAGAGAAACAGCAGTAA
- the LOC107403754 gene encoding 1-acyl-sn-glycerol-3-phosphate acyltransferase 2 isoform X2: MGFVVFAMILPSKGVFLFSEAVCFVLIRPLSKSTYRRINRVVAELLWLELVWLVDWWAGVKIQVYTDRETFRLMGKEHALLISNHRSDIDWLVGWILAQRSGCLGSTLAVMKKSSKFLPVIGWSMWFSEYLFLERSWAKDEKTLKSGLQRLKDFPRPFWLALFVEGTRFTQAKLLAAQEYATSTGLPIPRNVLIPRTKGFVSAVSHMRSFVPAVYDVTVAIPKTSPPPTMLRLFKGQPSVVHVHIKRHLMKELPDTDDAVGQWCRDIFVAKDALLDKHAAEDTFNDQELQDMGRPIKSLLVVTSWAFLLVLGAFKFLQSSSLLSSWKGIAISASGLALVTVLMQILIRFSQSERSTPAKVAPSKHKNGGEPSEARREKQQ; encoded by the exons ATGGGGTTCGTGGTGTTTGCTATGATTTTACCGAGTAAAGgagtttttctattttctgaA GCAGTTTGCTTTGTACTTATTCGGCCTCTGTCAAAAAGTACATACCGAAGGATCAACAGAGTTGTGGCAGAATTGTTATGGCTGGAGCTTGTATGGCTGGTGGATTGGTGGGCTGGCGTTAAG ATCCAAGTATACACAGATCGTGAAACTTTTCGCTTAATGG GTAAAGAGCATGCACTTCTCATATCCAATCACAGAAGTGATATTGACTGGCTTGTTGGATGGATTTTGGCTCAG CGCTCAGGTTGCCTTGGAAGCACTTTAGCTGTAATGAAGAAATCATCAAAATTCCTTCCG GTCATAGGTTGGTCAATGTGGTTCTCTGAATATCTTTTCCTGGAAAGAAGCTGGGCAAAAGATGAAAAGACATTAAAG TCAGGTCTCCAAAGGCTAAAGGATTTCCCTAGGCCCTTTTGGTTGGCTCTTTTTGTAGAAGGAACACGCTTCACACAGGCAAAGCTTTTAGCCGCCCAGGAGTATGCAACATCAACAGGGCTACCCATTCCTAGAAATGTTCTGATTCCTCGTACTAAG GGCTTTGTTTCAGCAGTAAGCCATATGCGTTCATTTGTTCCGGCTGTTTATGATGTAACTGTTGCTATTCCCAAAACATCGCCTCCACCTACAATGCTAAGACTCTTCAAGGGGCAACCTTCAGTG GTGCATGTGCACATCAAGCGCCATTTGATGAAGGAATTGCCTGATACAGATGATGCTGTTGGACAATGGTGCAGAGATATATTTGTGGCCAAG GATGCTTTACTGGACAAACATGCAGCTGAGGATACCTTTAATGATCAAGAATTGCAGGACATGGGTCGACCAATTAAGTCTCTTTTG GTTGTTACATCTTGGGCGTTCCTACTTGTTTTGGGAGCTTTTAAGTTCCTGCAGTCCTCCTCACTTTTATCCTCATGGAAGGGTATTGCAATTTCAGCATCTGGGTTGGCCCTTGTTACAGTCCTTATGCAGATCTTGATTCGCTTCTCGCAGTCAGAGCGGTCTACCCCAGCCAAGGTAGCCCCATCAAAGCACAAGAATGGAGGAGAGCCATCAGAGGCAAGACGAGAGAAACAGCAGTAA
- the LOC107403745 gene encoding adenylosuccinate synthetase 2, chloroplastic yields the protein MNLSSLTTLQTNPLPTTRRRVFYGTHFRTDVLSRPRDVVVCSSVKPVSASSLTAVAESASQALSRIESLSQVSGVLGSQWGDEGKGKLVDILAKHFDIVARCQGGANAGHTIYNAEGKKFALHLVPSGILNEETLCVIGNGVVVHLPGLFQEIDGLESKGVSCKGRILVSDRAHLLFDFHQEVDGLRESELAKSLIGTTKRGIGPCYSSKVVRNGIRVCDLRHMDTFPEKLDVLLSDAASRFRGFNYGPDMLREEVEKYKRYAERLEPFIADTVYVINEAISQKKKILVEGGQATMLDIDFGTYPFVTSSSPSAGGICTGLGIAPRVVGDLIGVVKAYTTRVGSGPFPTELLGEGGDLLRSAGQEFGTTTGRPRRCGWLDIVALKYCCQINGFSALNLTKLDVLSEFPEIRLGVSYKQIDGTPVKSFPSDLNLLEQLNVEYEVLPGWKCDISSVRNYSDLPKAARQYVERIEELVGVPVHYIGIGPGRDALIFR from the exons ATGAACCTCTCATCCCTTACAACACTCCAAACCAACCCGCTACCCACGACTCGCCGCAGGGTTTTCTACGGGACCCACTTCCGTACCGACGTGCTCTCTCGCCCAAGAGACGTCGTCGTTTGCTCCTCCGTCAAACCCGTTTCGGCTTCGTCCCTAACGGCGGTGGCCGAGTCAGCCTCCCAAGCGTTGAGTCGAATCGAATCGTTGAGTCAGGTCTCTGGTGTGTTGGGTAGTCAGTGGGGAGACGAAGGCAAAGGCAAACTCGTCGACATCTTGGCCAAACACTTCGACATCGTTGCTCGTTGTCAG GGTGGAGCTAATGCTGGGCATACAATCTACAATGCAGAGGGAAAGAAGTTTGCCCTGCACCTTGTTCCCTCTGGTATTTTAAATGAGGAAACTCTATGTGTTATTGGGAATGGAGTTGTGGTTCATCTTCCGGGGCTGTTTCAAGAGATTGATGGCCTTGAATCTAAAGGAGTCTCCTGCAAGGGGAGGATATTAGTTTCTGATCGTGCCCACCTCTTATTTGATTTTCATCAGGAAGTGGATGGGCTTAGAGAATCTGAGCTTGCTAAATCTCTTATCGGTACTACCAAGAGAGGAATAGGACCTTGTTACTCTAGCAAGGTTGTTCGGAATGGCATTAGAGTATGTGATCTGAGACACATGGATACTTTCCCTGAGAAGCTTGATGTATTATTATCAGATGCTGCTTCAAGATTCCGAGGTTTTAACTATGGTCCAGACATGCTCAGGGAAGAGGTTGAAAAATACAAGAGATATGCTGAGAGGTTGGAACCCTTCATTGCTGATACTGTGTATGTCATTAATGAAGCCATCTCtcagaagaagaagattttggTCGAAGGAGGTCAGGCAACCATGCTTGATATTGACTTTGGAACATACCCCTTTGTGACTTCCTCTAGCCCATCAGCTGGTGGGATTTGCACAGGTCTTGGCATTGCACCAAGAGTTGTGGGAGACCTAATTGGAGTG GTAAAGGCATACACTACAAGAGTCGGTTCTGGTCCATTCCCTACGGAACTCTTGGGGGAAGGAGGTGACCTTCTCAGATCTGCTGGGCAGGAGTTTGGCACAACCACTGGCCGTCCCCGCCGTTGTGGTTGGCTAGATATAGTTGCATTGAAATACTGCTGTCAGATTAATGGCTTTTCTGCTTTAAATCTCACCAAACTCGATGTTTTGTCTGAGTTTCCTGAGATTCGATTGGGGGTCTCTTATAAGCAAATAGATGGTACACCGGTCAAATCATTCCCATCGGATCTCAATCTTCTTGAACAACTGAAT GTTGAATATGAAGTATTGCCTGGATGGAAATGTGATATATCTTCTGTCAGAAACTACTCTGACCTTCCGAAGGCTGCACGTCAATATGTAGAAAGGATTGAAGAACTTGTAGGTGTGCCCGTTCATTACATCGGCATCGGACCTGGACGAGACGCCCTCATATTTAGATAA
- the LOC107403748 gene encoding uncharacterized protein LOC107403748 produces the protein MEPENIDWNNIESIFEEDETYEKIIAPKWVDLSAPDEVVDDEYWFCKSDCKHPKTAEDFVKSKRNSKMKHLRSVTMAEILPFMDRNRRDAKKASSAAEFPNTKLLKTESSIFSSNTNEEDTENKDPNFSIPTLQSERPKTKKAFLKPQITEKTNKKKQVIDEPAEKYPLKQSAKPRLKSTLSMRNLISGREILNQISDFCTEMKKLATKSSKKGMPEKLPGGRQRERMPLIGREGKV, from the exons ATGGAACCGGAGAACATTGATTGGAACAACATCGAATCAATATTCGAGGAAGATGAAACGTACGAGAAGATCATAGCGCCTAAATGGGTCGACCTTTCTGCTCCAGATGAGGTGGTTGATGATGAATACTGGTTCTGCAAGTCGG ATTGTAAGCATCCAAAGACTGCAGAAGATTTCGTTAAATCCAAACGCAATTCAAAG ATGAAGCACCTAAGATCCGTAACAATGGCTGAAATCCTCCCATTCATGGACAGAAATCGCAG AGATGCGAAGAAAGCTTCATCAGCTGCAGAATTTCCTAATACAAAGCTCCTAAAAACAGaaagttcaattttttcaaGCAATACCAATGAAGAAGACACTGAGAATAAAGATCCAAACTTTTCGATTCCTACACTTCAATCTGAAAGacccaaaacaaagaaagcttTTTTGAAGCCACAGATTACAGAGAAGACAAATAAGAAGAAGCAAGTAATCGATGAGCCAGCTGAGAAATATCCATTAAAACAGAGTGCCAAACCTCGGCTAAAGAGTACTTTATCGATGCGCAATTTGATATCTGGACGTGAAATTCTGAATCAGATTTCAGATTTCTGCACTGAAATGAAGAAATTGGCTACAAAGAGTTCGAAGAAAGGGATGCCAGAGAAATTGCCAGGtgggagacagagagagagaatgcCACTCATTGGTAGAGAAGGGAAGGTCTAA
- the LOC107403746 gene encoding uncharacterized protein LOC107403746: protein MEGGGKPKKKSSAITLDQFVSTMSPLIDIEKEAEISASISTGASRNLDTAQKRGSTILNLKCVDAQTGLMGKTLLEFQSTKGDVLPAHKFGTHDVVVLKPNKADLGSPALGQGVVYRLKDSSITVAFDDIPEEGLNSPLRLEKVANEVTYRRMKDALIQLSKGVHKGPAADLIPVLFGERPPTVTKKDVSFSPFNSHLDHSQKNAISKALSSKNVFLLHGPPGTGKTTTVVEIILQEVKRGSKVLACAASNIAVDNIVERLARHRVKLVRLGHPARLLPQVLESALDAQVLRGDNSSLANDIRKEMKALNGKLLKTRDKNTRRDIQKELRTLSKEERKRQQLAVTDVIKNADVVLTTLTGAVSRKLENTSFDLVIIDEAAQALEIACWIALLKGSRCILAGDHLQLPPTIQSIEAEKKGLGRTLFERLADMYGEEVMSMLTVQYRMHELIMDWSSKELYNSKIKAHPSVAAHMLSDLEDVKKTTSAEPTLLLIDIAGCDMEEKKDEEESTLNEGEAEVAIAHAKRLVQSGVQASDIGIITPYAAQVVFLKILKSNEDKLKDMEISTVDGFQGREKEAIIISMVRSNSKKEVGFLSDRRRMNVAVTRARRQCCLVCDTETVSGDGFLKRLIEYFEEHGEYLSASEYTNE, encoded by the exons ATGGAGGGAGGAGGGAAGCCCAAGAAGAAATCATCTGCTATCACTCTCGACCAGTTCGTCTCTACCATGTCCCCTCTTATTGACATCGAAAAG gaaGCTGAGATATCGGCCTCAATCAGTACAGGGGCATCAAGAAATTTAGATACTGCTCAAAAGAGGGGATCCACGATTCTCAACTTGAAATGTGTGGATGCTCAG ACAGGGCTGATGGGGAAAACACTTCTTGAGTTTCAATCTACTAAAGGAGATGTTCTTCCTGCTCACAAG TTTGGAACTCATGATGTGGTTGTTTTGAAACCAAACAAGGCCGATTTAGGGTCCCCTGCTCTTGGACAAGGTGTTGTTTACCGGTTAAAG GACTCATCAATTACTGTTGCTTTTGATGACATCCCTGAAGAGGGTTTAAATAGTCCCTTGCGGCTGGAAAAGGTGGCGAACGAG GTGACATATCGTAGGATGAAGGATGCTCTGATTCAATTGAGTAAAGGTGTGCATAAGGGTCCTGCAGCTGATCTAATCCCTGTTTTATTTGGAGAGAGGCCACCAACAGTGACCAAGAAGGATGTATCATTCAGTCCCTTTAACTCACACCTGGATCACTCTCAG AAAAATGCCATTTCAAAGGCACTTTCATCAAAGAATGTTTTTTTGCTGCATGGGCCTCCTGGAACaggaaaaacaacaacagtggTAGAAATAATACTGCAAGAAGTGAAACGTGGATCAAAGGTTCTAGCATGTGCTGCTTCAAATATTGCTGTTGACAACATAGTTGAGCGACTTGCTCGTCACAG AGTGAAGTTGGTGAGATTGGGGCATCCTGCACGTTTACTACCTCAAGTGTTGGAGAGTGCACTAGATGCACAG GTCCTACGAGGGGATAATAGTTCTCTTGCAAATGACATTCGGAAGGAAATGAAG GCACTTAATGGGAAGCTGTTGAAAACCAGGGACAAAAATACAAGGAGGGATATCCAGAAGGAGCTGAGAACTCTTTCCAAAGAAGAGCGTAAAAGGCAGCAGCTAGCTGTGACAGATGTAATTAAGAATGCAGATGTTGTGCTGACAACTTTGACTGGGGCAGTTTCTCGCAAGCTGGAGAACACTTCATTTGATTTGGTGATTATTGATGAGGCTGCTCAGGCACTTGAGATTGCCTGCTGGATAGCTCTTCTAAAG GGTTCCAGATGTATACTTGCAGGGGATCATCTTCAGCTTCCTCCAACCATTCAAAGTATTGAAGCTGAGAAGAAAGGCTTAGGAAGGACCCTATTTGAACGCCTTGCGGACATGTATGGAGAGGAAGTCATGTCTATGCTCACTGTCCAGTATCGCATGCATGAGCTTATAATGGATTGGTCATCTAAAGAGCTTTACAACAGTAAG ATTAAAGCTCATCCAAGTGTTGCTGCACATATGCTTTCTGATCTGGAGGATGTAAAGAAGACCACTTCGGCAGAACCAACTCTTCTTCTCATAGACATAGCTGG GTGTGACATGGAAGAAAAGAAGGATGAAGAAGAAAGCACATTGAATGAGGGTGAAGCTGAGGTTGCCATAGCCCATGCAAAGAGACTTGTCCAAAGTGGAGTTCAAGCTTCTGATATTGGAATTATTACCCCTTATGCCGCACAG GTTGTCtttttgaagattttgaaaAGCAATGAagacaaattaaaagatatggAAATTTCAACAGTTGATGGCTTCCAGGGCCGAGAGAAGGAAGCCATCATTATTTCAATGGttagatcaaattcaaagaaagaG GTTGGATTTTTGAGTGATCGTAGACGAATGAACGTGGCCGTGACGCGGGCAAGAAGGCAATGCTGTCTTGTCTGCGACACTGAGACTGTGAGTGGCGATGGGTTTTTGAAGCGATTGATAGAGTATTTTGAGGAGCATGGGGAGTATCTAAGTGCCTCAGAGTATACCAATGAATGA